The Saprospiraceae bacterium genome includes a window with the following:
- a CDS encoding OmpA family protein, whose amino-acid sequence MATRLTGFSKLVITIVILAALFFGGKYLLQNTQIGQDLQKDAEKSKASESSEKSKGFFSGSDKKDENTLKVQLVTWGGYGPGLYFNEGATASERSRFFKDYGFKVEFVVENDLLAALNAWMAGEYDVMVQTADAFPLYTAPDEINSFKPKAFMQVDWSRGGDAVIAKRGINTANDLKGKRIAVAVPSPAQTLLNSTLEAAGLKYSDVTVIKTTDNLEAAKLFRSNDIDAAVVWSPDDELAIRDVPGSKIIVTTREQSHIIADIMFASQNTIDSKREMIHGFYEGWMKGLAELSSNPANREKAAKYLAELNGLTVEDAQGMMSNVYWTNHGDNLNFFGLNPEYKGQKGQNLYEKMATKFVETGDAEKIAPVWRSAIYLGAVQAAENTLTGSAFSAEKSKTFTPTTAAEKTAPAIASKPVSITFASGKFNLDENAKTIIDIQFADVAKTFANVKVRIEGNTDNVGSAASNKTLSERRAKSVADYLQTTYSMDPNRFVVVGNGPDKPVPGCESNKTEDCKAKNRRTEFQLIGG is encoded by the coding sequence ATGGCAACAAGACTTACCGGGTTTTCAAAATTAGTAATCACCATTGTGATATTGGCAGCGCTGTTTTTTGGAGGTAAATATTTGCTCCAGAATACTCAGATCGGTCAGGACCTTCAAAAAGATGCTGAGAAATCAAAAGCTTCGGAGAGTTCAGAAAAATCAAAAGGATTTTTTTCGGGATCAGACAAAAAAGATGAAAATACTTTGAAGGTTCAGCTTGTCACCTGGGGAGGATATGGACCGGGACTTTATTTTAATGAAGGCGCTACCGCCAGTGAAAGAAGCAGATTTTTTAAAGATTATGGATTTAAAGTAGAATTTGTAGTCGAAAATGATTTATTGGCAGCACTGAATGCATGGATGGCTGGTGAGTATGATGTCATGGTTCAAACAGCCGATGCATTTCCCTTATATACTGCGCCTGATGAAATCAATAGTTTCAAACCCAAAGCGTTTATGCAGGTGGACTGGTCCAGAGGGGGAGACGCTGTCATTGCCAAGCGAGGTATCAACACAGCAAATGACCTGAAAGGGAAAAGAATAGCTGTTGCGGTGCCTTCTCCGGCTCAGACTTTGTTAAATTCAACGTTGGAAGCTGCCGGTTTGAAGTATAGTGACGTTACCGTTATTAAAACCACTGACAATCTGGAAGCTGCAAAACTTTTCAGAAGCAATGATATTGATGCAGCCGTAGTCTGGAGTCCGGATGACGAACTGGCAATCAGAGACGTACCCGGATCAAAAATTATCGTAACAACGAGAGAACAATCTCATATCATAGCGGATATCATGTTTGCAAGTCAGAATACGATAGACAGTAAAAGAGAAATGATACACGGTTTTTATGAAGGATGGATGAAAGGTCTGGCTGAATTGAGTAGCAATCCTGCCAATCGGGAAAAAGCAGCTAAATATCTAGCTGAATTGAATGGATTGACCGTTGAAGATGCACAAGGCATGATGTCAAATGTATATTGGACCAATCATGGTGATAATCTGAATTTTTTCGGACTGAATCCTGAATATAAGGGGCAGAAAGGACAGAATTTATATGAAAAAATGGCCACTAAATTTGTGGAGACCGGTGATGCAGAAAAGATTGCACCGGTTTGGAGGTCAGCTATTTATCTGGGTGCAGTTCAGGCAGCAGAAAATACGTTAACAGGAAGTGCTTTCAGTGCAGAGAAATCCAAAACTTTTACACCGACTACCGCTGCAGAGAAAACAGCTCCGGCGATCGCATCCAAACCTGTCAGCATTACTTTTGCTTCCGGTAAATTCAATCTGGATGAAAATGCTAAAACGATTATCGATATACAATTTGCTGATGTTGCTAAAACATTTGCTAATGTGAAAGTCAGAATTGAAGGAAATACCGATAACGTAGGTTCCGCCGCAAGCAACAAAACCCTTTCAGAAAGAAGGGCAAAATCAGTAGCTGATTACTTGCAGACGACTTATAGTATGGATCCAAACAGATTTGTAGTAGTAGGAAATGGTCCTGACAAACCAGTACCCGGATGTGAGTCTAATAAAACAGAAGATTGTAAAGCGAAAAACCGAAGAACCGAGTTTCAACTCATTGGGGGCTGA
- a CDS encoding hotdog fold thioesterase: protein MIWKHKPDLDYINQFSKNTLVSHLGIEVTEIGDDFLRSEMPVDERTRQPMGLLHGGASVVLSESIGSLGAYFTIDEPEKCSVVGIEISASHVKSAKSGKVYGITRPVKLGKTIQIWQTNIFNEADELICSSKLTVMVLRQKE, encoded by the coding sequence ATGATTTGGAAGCATAAACCTGATTTAGATTATATAAATCAATTCAGCAAAAACACCTTGGTTAGTCATTTGGGTATAGAAGTGACTGAAATAGGGGATGATTTTTTACGTTCAGAAATGCCGGTGGATGAAAGAACTCGTCAACCAATGGGTTTGTTACATGGTGGCGCTTCTGTGGTACTTTCGGAATCAATAGGGAGTCTGGGCGCTTACTTTACGATTGACGAACCTGAAAAATGTTCTGTAGTTGGAATTGAAATCAGTGCCAGTCACGTCAAATCAGCTAAAAGCGGAAAAGTTTATGGCATCACCCGTCCGGTCAAATTGGGTAAAACCATCCAGATATGGCAAACAAACATTTTTAATGAGGCTGATGAATTGATTTGTTCGTCAAAGTTGACAGTCATGGTGCTCAGACAGAAAGAATAG
- a CDS encoding DMT family transporter — MQNKQIGEGIKCMLIASFCFALTGAFARILKDDISNVEMVLYRNLIGVFFIFLSIRKRPLVQSGGRPFLLIFRGVIGTLALYSFFYGISKIGLAVAITYQQSYPVFLALIGSIILGEKLFKREWLAIVIGFVGIAFIFLPQISDTHLALKSHIIGISNAVMTGMAYLSIKGLSAYYDQRSIVLSFMLSGIVLPIISLVLGAYYYNESYDFMIARFEWPDLKSWIWILLLGIAALIGQIYLTKAFSFPKTGVIGAVGYSNIIFSVIFGVLLGDAFPGFIGIIGILLVFTSGILISWYKKPTEKVNSLDVNHSYK, encoded by the coding sequence ATGCAGAACAAACAGATTGGGGAGGGAATTAAATGTATGCTGATAGCATCGTTTTGTTTTGCATTAACCGGTGCATTTGCCCGAATCCTGAAAGATGATATCTCCAATGTTGAGATGGTTCTGTACAGAAATCTGATCGGCGTTTTTTTCATTTTTTTATCCATCCGGAAAAGACCCTTAGTTCAGTCAGGTGGAAGACCTTTTCTGTTGATTTTCAGAGGTGTCATCGGCACTTTGGCTCTGTATAGTTTTTTCTACGGAATATCTAAAATTGGTCTGGCAGTGGCTATCACTTATCAGCAATCATATCCTGTATTTCTGGCATTGATAGGATCTATAATCTTAGGTGAAAAATTATTTAAACGGGAATGGCTGGCTATTGTCATTGGTTTTGTTGGTATCGCATTTATTTTTTTACCACAAATATCAGACACCCATCTTGCTCTGAAAAGTCATATCATCGGAATATCCAATGCAGTGATGACGGGTATGGCATACTTAAGCATCAAAGGTTTGTCGGCTTATTATGACCAGAGATCAATTGTTTTGTCATTTATGTTGTCAGGGATAGTTCTTCCGATTATTTCACTTGTTTTGGGTGCTTATTATTATAATGAATCTTATGATTTTATGATTGCCCGATTTGAATGGCCGGATCTGAAAAGTTGGATTTGGATTTTATTATTGGGCATCGCTGCGCTGATTGGTCAGATTTATCTCACCAAAGCTTTTTCTTTTCCTAAAACCGGCGTTATCGGAGCTGTCGGTTATTCCAATATTATTTTCTCGGTTATATTTGGAGTTTTACTTGGGGATGCATTTCCTGGTTTCATTGGGATTATTGGTATATTATTAGTGTTTACGAGTGGTATTCTGATTTCCTGGTACAAAAAACCAACTGAGAAAGTTAATAGTTTAGATGTAAATCATTCTTATAAATAA
- a CDS encoding AAA family ATPase, giving the protein MKAPLSLSTEFKDVLDQMEYTADHLFITGRAGTGKSTLLQVFRNSTKKRVAVLAPTGIAALNVKGQTIHSFFGFPPRLINKNEIEKRRNNKMYKNIDLIIIDEVSMVRADIIDNIDIFLRINREINYPFGGVQMIFFGDLFQLPPVVASPFEREYFRTSYETPYFFSAKIIKELNLRMIELSHVYRQEEKSFIQLLDSIRLNNMDFDDLMYLNERYMPLPEDDEYFITLCSRNDIATKINDSELNAIEYPAFHFQANVMGEFNPQLYPTEFNLILKEGAQVMFVKNDPQKQFVNGTIGIIAELHQDKIMVRILDDNSIEKIIETEKQEWEILKYEQDKDKPNHIASKVVGTFKQYPIKLAWAITIHKSQGKTFDRVIIDMGSGAFESGQTYVALSRCRTIEGIVLKQALRPRDIIVDERISEYYEQVKYLS; this is encoded by the coding sequence ATGAAAGCACCGCTTAGTCTGAGCACTGAGTTCAAAGATGTGCTTGATCAAATGGAATATACCGCTGATCATCTCTTCATCACAGGAAGGGCAGGCACCGGTAAATCCACCCTCCTTCAGGTATTCAGAAACTCTACAAAAAAGCGGGTCGCTGTCTTAGCTCCAACCGGGATTGCAGCACTAAATGTCAAAGGCCAGACGATACATTCGTTTTTTGGTTTTCCTCCCAGACTGATCAATAAAAATGAGATTGAAAAGCGGAGAAATAATAAAATGTATAAAAATATTGACCTGATCATCATTGACGAAGTTTCAATGGTTCGGGCAGATATAATTGACAATATTGACATTTTCCTTCGTATCAACAGAGAAATAAATTATCCATTCGGTGGCGTGCAGATGATATTTTTCGGAGATCTTTTTCAGCTTCCACCAGTTGTAGCGAGTCCGTTTGAGCGGGAATACTTTCGCACCAGTTACGAAACACCCTATTTTTTTTCAGCCAAAATAATTAAGGAATTAAATCTCAGAATGATAGAACTGAGCCATGTGTACAGGCAGGAAGAAAAATCATTTATTCAACTTTTAGATAGTATCCGACTGAACAATATGGATTTTGATGATTTGATGTACCTGAATGAAAGGTATATGCCCCTGCCTGAAGATGATGAATATTTCATCACACTATGCAGCAGGAATGATATTGCAACAAAAATTAACGATTCAGAACTCAATGCTATTGAATACCCCGCTTTTCATTTTCAGGCCAATGTAATGGGTGAGTTTAATCCGCAGCTCTACCCTACTGAGTTTAATCTTATTTTAAAAGAGGGAGCTCAGGTGATGTTTGTAAAAAATGATCCGCAAAAACAATTTGTAAACGGAACAATCGGGATAATAGCCGAACTTCATCAGGACAAAATCATGGTCAGAATACTCGATGACAACAGTATTGAAAAAATTATAGAAACCGAAAAACAGGAGTGGGAAATATTAAAATACGAACAGGACAAAGACAAACCCAATCATATTGCCAGTAAAGTTGTCGGCACCTTCAAGCAATATCCCATCAAACTGGCATGGGCCATCACTATTCACAAAAGTCAGGGAAAAACATTTGACAGAGTTATCATAGATATGGGCTCCGGTGCATTCGAAAGTGGACAGACTTATGTAGCTCTGAGCAGGTGCAGGACCATTGAAGGAATAGTCCTTAAGCAGGCACTGCGACCAAGAGATATCATCGTGGATGAAAGGATTAGTGAATATTATGAGCAAGTCAAATATCTGAGTTGA
- a CDS encoding deoxyribodipyrimidine photo-lyase, protein MKVNFFWFRRDLRLEDNAGLYHALKSGIPVLPVFIFDQNILSKLENKSDARVCFLFDTISELKKKLNDLGSDLLVKFGYPEIIWEELITQYDIRDVYTNHDFESYALKRDNAISTLLSSKNIGFKTFKDHVIFEKNEVVKDDGTPYTVFTPYKRKWLAKLTEQETDLTKSFYLKPYPSLDLVQNFYKTDKISSLISMEEMGFNKSEIRIPPSSVSKDIIKSYDQNRDFPAVAGTSRLGIHFRFGTISIREKASKAALLNATYLSELIWRDFYAMILYHFPHVEKNAFRPEYDKLQWRNNESEFEAWCLGKTGYPIVDAGMRELLNTGHMHNRVRMIVASFLTKHLLIDWRWGEAWFASHLLDFDLASNNGGWQWAAGCGTDAAPYFRIFNPEAQTQKFDKEMKYINTWVPEWGTKSYPQPIVDHKMARERCLSAYKIALAR, encoded by the coding sequence ATGAAAGTAAATTTTTTCTGGTTCAGGAGAGATCTCAGGTTGGAAGATAATGCGGGTCTATATCATGCCTTGAAGTCAGGGATTCCGGTGCTTCCTGTTTTTATTTTTGATCAGAACATTTTAAGTAAATTGGAGAATAAATCTGATGCCAGAGTCTGCTTTTTATTTGACACTATCTCGGAATTAAAAAAGAAATTAAACGACTTGGGGAGTGATTTATTAGTGAAATTTGGCTATCCTGAAATTATCTGGGAAGAGTTGATTACACAATATGACATCCGGGATGTCTATACCAATCACGATTTTGAGTCTTATGCTTTGAAAAGAGATAATGCAATATCCACACTTTTATCATCAAAGAATATTGGTTTTAAGACTTTTAAAGATCATGTAATATTTGAAAAAAACGAAGTTGTCAAGGATGATGGCACTCCTTATACTGTTTTCACGCCATACAAACGTAAATGGCTGGCTAAGTTAACAGAGCAAGAAACCGATCTGACAAAATCATTTTATCTGAAACCTTATCCTTCATTGGATTTGGTGCAAAATTTTTATAAAACAGATAAAATTTCCTCATTGATTTCAATGGAGGAGATGGGTTTTAATAAATCGGAAATCCGTATTCCTCCTTCATCCGTCTCAAAAGACATAATAAAGTCGTATGATCAAAATCGGGATTTTCCGGCAGTTGCCGGCACCAGTAGGTTAGGAATTCATTTCAGATTTGGCACCATATCTATCCGGGAAAAGGCATCAAAAGCTGCTTTGCTGAATGCAACTTATCTTTCAGAACTAATCTGGAGAGATTTTTATGCTATGATTCTTTATCATTTTCCGCATGTTGAAAAAAATGCCTTTCGACCTGAATACGACAAATTGCAGTGGAGAAATAATGAGTCTGAATTTGAAGCCTGGTGTCTGGGCAAAACCGGCTATCCCATCGTGGATGCAGGTATGCGTGAATTGCTGAATACGGGTCATATGCACAACAGAGTTCGCATGATCGTGGCCAGCTTTTTGACAAAACACTTATTGATTGACTGGCGATGGGGAGAAGCCTGGTTTGCATCCCATTTATTGGATTTTGATCTGGCGAGCAATAATGGTGGCTGGCAATGGGCAGCGGGATGCGGGACAGATGCAGCACCTTATTTCAGAATATTTAATCCGGAAGCCCAGACCCAAAAATTTGATAAAGAAATGAAATACATAAATACATGGGTTCCGGAATGGGGTACAAAATCCTATCCGCAACCTATAGTGGATCACAAAATGGCAAGAGAAAGATGCTTGTCTGCTTACAAAATAGCTTTAGCACGCTAA
- a CDS encoding ABC transporter permease subunit — protein sequence MIPDWLFKLRGELTGRQSIILAIGGLIFLLLVWILLTTGENPILSRTAFPHPLRVVGAFRDLYIDNELFKNIFRSVGLNLGGYIKAIAYAIPIGFLIGLVPLFRGAFQKVVDAIRFLPLTALTVMFILWFGIYADAKINFLAFGIFIYLVPIVVQRIDEVDDVYLKTVYTLGAGYWQTIRTVYLPSVLSRLSDDIRILTAISWTYIIVAETSADQGGIGSLIYRTGQRMGRADKTIACLIIIMLIGVFQDRIFAYLDRKFFPHKYQLKTGFTEAKALKNISIIDNIFDYIVVLTTWLFILLYILFAINEVFPFIGDVKPLSYLFGDTLWTVHVLFVLILIYQFRNLYRKIVKT from the coding sequence ATGATACCTGATTGGTTATTTAAATTGAGAGGTGAGCTAACTGGGCGGCAAAGTATAATACTTGCAATAGGTGGACTTATATTTCTTTTATTGGTTTGGATTCTTTTAACTACCGGAGAAAATCCGATACTTTCCAGAACTGCTTTTCCACATCCTTTAAGGGTAGTGGGAGCCTTCAGAGATTTATATATTGACAATGAACTTTTCAAAAATATTTTCAGATCCGTCGGACTGAATTTGGGTGGATACATAAAAGCAATTGCATATGCCATACCCATAGGATTCCTGATTGGGCTGGTTCCTCTTTTCAGAGGAGCTTTCCAGAAAGTAGTTGATGCGATTCGTTTTCTGCCACTGACGGCGTTGACTGTGATGTTTATTTTATGGTTTGGTATTTATGCCGACGCCAAAATAAATTTTCTTGCTTTTGGTATATTTATTTATCTCGTACCCATTGTTGTTCAGCGGATAGATGAAGTTGATGATGTCTATCTTAAAACTGTTTATACTTTGGGAGCAGGATACTGGCAGACTATCAGAACTGTTTACCTGCCGTCGGTACTTTCCAGACTTTCTGATGATATCAGAATATTGACCGCTATATCATGGACTTATATCATTGTTGCAGAAACAAGTGCTGATCAGGGTGGTATAGGTTCGCTTATTTACCGAACGGGTCAACGCATGGGTAGAGCGGACAAAACAATAGCCTGTCTGATTATCATTATGTTGATCGGTGTGTTTCAGGATAGAATATTTGCATATCTGGATCGGAAATTTTTTCCGCATAAGTATCAGTTGAAAACAGGTTTTACGGAAGCTAAGGCATTAAAGAATATATCAATTATTGATAATATTTTTGATTATATTGTTGTCCTGACAACATGGCTTTTTATCCTTCTATATATCCTTTTTGCTATTAATGAAGTTTTTCCATTTATAGGCGATGTCAAACCCTTGTCTTATCTTTTTGGAGATACTTTATGGACAGTTCATGTCCTTTTTGTGTTGATTTTAATCTATCAGTTCAGGAATTTATACAGGAAAATTGTTAAAACATGA